The following proteins come from a genomic window of Stigmatopora nigra isolate UIUO_SnigA chromosome 9, RoL_Snig_1.1, whole genome shotgun sequence:
- the LOC144201144 gene encoding uncharacterized protein LOC144201144 has protein sequence MVPMIFLDSSITLVCAISPTMPPKQQIPELPPNMDRSKRELEKLPISDSYLHYHNYLKYLYYLHILNNPHMYPPVQYLYNPLHQQNSDPKSYPYQMHHPLYRHYQQNPAAPYCHPPGVPCPLPHYFNQHPHESSSWPKSTMSPNKRLPPSTTTPSPDTWPYIPAKKVPPIGNIASQTRPSPATWPYIPAKKVPPIGNIASQTRPSPATWPYIPAKKVPPIGNIASQTRPSPASWPYIPAKKVPPIGNIASQTRPSPATWPYIPAKKVPPIGNIASQTRPSPDTWPYISAKKVPPRVNVAPQTMPSKPPTTAAKRRCRHKTPTQDKTFTPYASSPFAQEILYDSEPNVVKPESVPRTTYNSKPLLSYQYWQNHPWFAQEEDEDLDWDEWDDDDDNDNDEL, from the exons ATGGTGCCAATGATCTTCCTGGACTCCTCCATTACACTCGTCTGTGCTATTTCTCCCACAATGCCCCCCAAACAACAAATACCTGAACTTCCCCCAAATATGGACCGATCTAAGCGTGAACTGGAAAAGCTCCCCATCTCTGATTCCTACCTCCACTATCATAACTACTTAAAATACCTCTACTACTTGCATATCCTGAACAATCCTCACATGTATCCACCCGTACAATATCTTTACAATCCCCTCCACCAACAAAACTCTGACCCTAAATCCTATCCTTACCAAATGCATCATCCATTGTATAGGCACTACCAACAGAACCCTGCCGCTCCCTATTGTCACCCACCTGGAGTACCCTGTCCTTTACCTCATTATTTCAATCAGCACCCCCATGAATCTTCCTCATGGCCAAAATCAACAATGTCCCCTAACAAAAGACTGCCTCCATCTACAACAACGCCTTCTCCAGACACTTGGCCTTATATTCCTGCTAAAAAAGTTCCACCCATTGGAAATATTGCTTCTCAAACTAGGCCTTCTCCAGCCACTTGGCCTTATATCCCTGCTAAAAAAGTTCCACCCATTGGAAATATTGCTTCTCAAACTAGGCCTTCTCCAGCCACTTGGCCTTACATCCCTGCTAAAAAAGTTCCACCCATTGGAAATATTGCTTCTCAAACTAGGCCTTCTCCAGCCAGTTGGCCTTATATCCCTGCTAAAAAAGTTCCACCCATTGGAAATATTGCTTCTCAAACTAGGCCTTCTCCAGCCACTTGGC CCTACATCCCTGCTAAAAAAGTTCCACCCATTGGAAATATTGCTTCTCAAACTAGGCCTTCTCCAGACACTTGGCCCTACATCTCTGCGAAAAAAGTACCACCCAGGGTTAATGTTGCACCTCAAACTATGCCTTCAAAACCACCTACGACTGCAGCTAAACGACGGTGTAGACACAAAACCCCAACACAGGACAAGACCTTTACACCTTATGCCAGTAGTCCTTTTGCCCAAGAGATTTTGTATGACAGTGAGCCAAATGTTGTCAAACCTGAAAGTGTACCTCGTACTACTTACAATTCCAAGCCACTTTTAAGTTACCAGTACTGGCAAAACCATCCCTGGTTTGCCCAAGAAGAGGATGAAGACTTGGACTGGGATGAgtgggatgatgatgatgataatgataatgatgaacTGTAG
- the LOC144201731 gene encoding glutamate-rich protein 6 — protein MENCVAQLEHDIQALLIDLNNYGFCDPPTNCIRAGVLSYHRESDNPRLDITSVDSEPSFECPSICEYCHRKAMPVLDWRWEDELEAVPEFCCARHKMLCLALLRKRPSMDEEEEGHGKSTDLTAALLNDREKKNAKNITDLSRGLMELAGLKRDDDASQKAEAAPEAKILSFRLGGCAEEGGWMLMNIAENVVQITNEEDFPPIICDHKPPLFGICHHKEGEFQQKFYTDGKHFLNMFPDGSAQLFYPGDRLALHFIVTKDKERICLVYDNNQNKPPHRAIRGIFQSNGMVTCYHTNGNIWLNLNSVGGQCLDETGARVRRWSWKALPPPHLPPLFLSLNKNIGVRVLGKDQIFISFLANGQQARCSVGSCSAQCKCTKEMPTGGVSLLKDELFVLAARVKIHLSIQHLNWSHLTPLHQRSIRVFGKKLLEVSNNVLMSQHERAFIRGCLQECLE, from the exons ATGG AAAATTGTGTTGCCCAGTTAGAACATGACATCCAAGCACTCCTCATTGACCTGAACAACTAT GGTTTCTGTGACCCTCCCACCAACTGCATCAGAGCAGGAGTCCTGAGCTACCACCGCGAATCCGACAACCCCCGACTGGACATCACATCAGTGGATTCAGAG CCTTCATTTGAATGCCCATCAATATGCGAATACTGCCACCGGAAAGCAATGCCAGTGCTGGATTGGAGATGGGAAGACGAACTAGAG GCAGTGCCAGAGTTCTGTTGTGCCCGGCATAAGATGTTATGCCTAGCCTTACTGAGGAAAAGGCCTTCTAtggatgaagaagaggaaggaCATGGCAAATCCACTGATCTGACAGCCGCGTTGCTCAACGATAGGGAGAAGAAGAATGCCAAAAATATTACGGACCTCTCACGGGGATTGAT GGAATTGGCAGGTTTAAAGAGAGATGATGATGCCTCGCAAAAGGCAGAGGCCG CCCCGGAAGCTAAAATCCTCAGTTTCCGGCTCGGTGGTTGTGCAGAAGAGGGAGGCTGGATGCTTATGAATATTGCTGAGAATGTTGTGCAAATCACAAATGAGGAAGATTTTCCACCAATCATTTGCGACCATAAACCACCTCTGTTTGGAATTTGTCATCATAAGGAA GGGGAATTTCAACAAAAGTTTTATACGGACGGCAAGCACTTTCTTAACATGTTCCCGGATGGCTCTGCTCAGCTCTT TTACCCTGGAGACCGCTTAGCTCTACACTTTATCGTCACTAAAGACAAAGAAAGGATTTGCCTTGTGTATGACAACAACCAGAATAAACCGCCCCACAGAGCCATTCGTGGTATCTTCCAGTCCAATGGCATGGTTACATGTTATCACACCAATGGAAACATATG GTTGAATCTAAACAGTGTTGGTGGTCAATGTTTGGATGAGACGGGTGCCAGGGTCCGAAGGTGGAGTTGGAAAGCACTACCTCCGCCTCATCTGCCTCCTCTCTTTCTGTCACTGAATAAAAACATTGGGGTCCGCGTCCTGGGGAAGGATCAGATTTTTATCTCCTTCCTGGCTAATGGTCAACAAGCACGGTGCAGTGTAGGGAGTTGCAGTGCTCAG TGTAAATGCACAAAAGAAATGCCTACCGGTGGAGTATCGCTACTGAAGGACGAGCTTTTTGTGCTGGCCGCCCGGGTGAAGATCCACTTGTCCATCCAACATCTGAACTGGTCGCATCTGACACCGCTACACCAGAGAAGTATCCGCGTTTTTGGCAAAAAACTCTTGGAGGTCAGCAACAACGTCTTGATGAGCCAACATGAACGTGCATTCATCAGGGGTTGCCTGCAGGAATGTCTCGAATAA
- the kif2c gene encoding kinesin-like protein KIF2C, which translates to MDSELTKHLVGLTVQINRSDGRVHGATVKTVDAAKSTAIVEWAEEDSHRMKEVDIDDIFTLNAEQLEHLQNIGKTIQHIRPHTTEKPYQGRLRSSRIPCPPPSTQTPSVDSLNETDAQVVAQSKFRVTNRLKVQPTIPEPSELPTSSILANPGTSKELRIKTGERATSSVPYVLQTVKENEEPAKTITRVGRRKTLHQDYGKGNKRLSSVEKPLEMQKKGKFKELSRPNQKFYEMIQDFRETMETIPLSATNGVESHKICVCVRKRPLNKTEVARKEIDVISIPGRGTLVVHEPKQKVDLTKYLENQVFQFDYSFDETSTNDLVYRFTAKPLVKSIFEGGMATCFAYGQTGSGKTHTMGGDFTGKQQNCAKGIYALAAQDVFAFINHWRYADLDLSVFVSFFEIYNGKVYDLLNKKAMLRVLEDGHQEVQVVGLQEVLVGTADMVIKIIQQGTASRTFGQTSANANSSRSHAVLQIILRRNDRANTLHGKFSLVDLAGNERGTDVSSNDRATLVETAEINRSLLALKECIRSLGMNSDHIPFRMSTLTKVLRDSFIRENSKTCMIAMVSPGMSSCEYSMNTLRYADRVKELKDKSKAARVATTQQLGSSSSEEDTAVESSVYDALSHVTDLEGKVYEELQDYSQRIGNIVQSMAQTSYDSEAGLPNLMDFYQFLKSSKLPDLMLALESAILEEKRDRMSI; encoded by the exons ATGGATTCCGAGCTTACAAAACACTTAGTTGGACTGACTGTGCAAATCAATCGCAGCGATG gCCGTGTCCATGGTGCAACTGTGAAAACGGTCGATGCAGCCAAATCTACGGCGATAGTAGAGTGGGCCGAGGAGGACTCCCATCGTATGAAGGAG GTGGATATAGACGATATATTTACGCTTAATGCAGAGCAGCTGGAGCACCTTCAAAACATTGGCAAAACTATTCAGCACATCCGACCTCACACCACAGAAAAG ccGTATCAAGGTCGACTGCGCTCATCCAGGATTCCCTGCCCGCCGCCCTCAA CCCAGACGCCATCAGTGGACAGCTTGAACGAAACAGATGCACAAG tTGTCGCCCAGTCCAAGTTCCGAGTTACAAACCGATTAAAAGTCCAACCTACTATCCCTGAGCCTTCCGAGCTCCCAACTTCATCAATCCTCGCAAATCCTG GAACTTCCAAAGAGCTGCGAATAAAGACAGGGGAAAGAGCAACTTCTTCTGTGCCCTATGTTCTGCAGACtgttaaagaaaatgaagaacCAGCCAAAACCATCACGAGAG TAGGCAGAAGGAAAACTCTGCACCAGGACTACGGCAAAGGTAACAAAAGGCTGTCTTCTGTTGAGAAGCCTCTGGAAATGCAGAAGAAGGGAAAG TTCAAAGAGTTGTCGCGGCCCAATCAGAAATTCTACGAAATGATTCAAGACTTCCGAGAAACCATGGAAACCATTCCGTTATCAGCCACTAATGGG GTTGAGTCTCAtaaaatttgtgtgtgtgtccgtaAACGACCCCTAAACAAGACGG AGGTGGCTAGAAAGGAGATTGATGTCATCTCAATACCCGGAAGAGGCACGCTAGTAGTCCATGAGCCAAAGCAAAAAGTGGATTTAACCAAGTACCTTGAGAACCAGGTCTTTCAGTTTGACTACTCATTTGATGAAACATCTACCAATGACTTGGTCTACAG attCACAGCTAAGCCTTTGGTGAAATCCATCTTTGAAGGAGGCATGGCAACTTGTTTTGCCTATGGGCAAACTGGAAGTGGGAAAACTCAT ACGATGGGTGGCGATTTCACAGGCAAGCAGCAAAATTGCGCCAAGGGAATTTACGCCTTAGCAG CACAAGATGTTTTCGCATTCATCAATCACTGGAGATACGCCGATCTGGATCTTTCCGTATTCGTCAGCTTCTTTGAGATCTACAATGGAAAA GTGTACGACTTGCTGAATAAAAAGGCCATGCTGCGAGTGTTGGAGGACGGACATCAAGAAGTGCAGGTGGTGGGCCTCCAGGAGGTTCTCGTAGGAACAGCAGACATGGTCATCAAGATAATACAGCAAGGCACCGCTAGCAG AACTTTTGGTCAGACCTCAGCCAACGCCAACTCTTCACGATCCCACGCCGTCCTCCAGATCATCCTCAGACGCAACGACCGCGCCAACACTCTTCACGGGAAGTTTTCCCTGGTCGACCTGGCGGGAAACGAACGTGGCACGGACGTCAGCAGCAATGACCGCGCCACCTTGGTGGAGACGGCGGAGATCAACCGCAGCCTACTGGCCCTCAAG GAATGCATCCGGTCACTTGGCATGAACAGTGATCACATTCCTTTCAGGATGAGCACTTTGACTAAAGTCCTCCGGGATTCCTTCATCAGGGAGAATTCCAAAACCTGCATG ATTGCAATGGTGTCGCCGGGAATGTCGTCATGTGAATATTCAATGAACACACTACGTTATGCTGACAG AGTTAAAGAACTGAAAGATAAATCAAAAGCCGCTAGAGTGGCAACAACGCAGCAGCTGGGAAGCAGCTCTTCAGAGGAG GACACTGCTGTGGAATCAAGTGTATATGATGCATTAAGCCATGTGACAGACCTGGAGGGAAAAGTCTATGAAGAGCTTCAG GATTATTCTCAGAGGATTGGTAACATTGTTCAGTCCATGGCGCAAACTTCTTATGACAGTGAAGCAGGACTACCCAATCTCATGGACTTTTACCAGTTTTTGAAGTCTTCAAAGTTACCAG ATCTAATGCTGGCTTTGGAGTCAGCAATTTTGGAAGAGAAACGAGACAGAATGAGTATCTGA
- the LOC144201145 gene encoding uncharacterized protein LOC144201145 yields MHQNKSMRVIFFQLTLALILACLLAQKADSYRLKKSDRRKYTPEGFRRGKIVFGEVLHGDPPLVEDNPKKANVSVQDEAAYQADSAGEWGANPMPVLPPTSQEAAWRRLTSLHCGDHHMKLSVKSPWLSQMTVQQAPNGPQLPLPHVPLNCGYMVHRNSFGFLIYVPYGGCYMHQQAGSYVLPMHWQGMPILLMCNKHSPTDPLKNGPPANPGVTKGPDMGQVPKVPLVPRGPASPMSIWSPNAPHGQSQPPSRPRSHFPHPLPHVPKWPLVPNWPHVAHPGLQKPPLPRDPMYPYNMPSPQNPYLPSYPVMPHMPHMPYVHNMPRPYPASNGMSHYPFYNPNLWQYPEFKPRSVNSKPSNSKLATLLKLPQVPQTTMPPVVTTVPAQTTTAAPVPVTDTTTMLPYNPLLPYPPELMHYISYEDLLAAMYANQQK; encoded by the exons ATGCATCAGAACAAGAGCATGAGGGTTATATTTTTCCAGCTCACCTTAGCGCTGATTTTAGCCTGTCTTTTGGCACAAAAAGCTGACAGTTATCGCTTAAAGAAATCAGACAGAAGAAAATATACACCTGAGGGATTTCGGCGTGGTAAGATTGTTTTTGGGGAGGTTCTTCATGGGGATCCTCCATTGGTAGAAGACAACCCAAAGAAGGCCAATGTTTCTGTCCAGGATGAGGCTGCTTATCAAGCAGATTCTGCTG gtgaatgGGGTGCAAACCCAATGCCAGTGCTACCACCCACATCTCAGGAGGCAGCATGGAGACGTTTGACATCCCTCCACTGTGGAGATCACCACATGAAGCTCAGTGTGAAGTCGCCATGGTTGTCCCAAATGACCGTACAACaag CTCCAAATGGGCCTCAATTGCCGCTACCCCATGTGCCTTTAAATTGTGGTTACATGGTGCATCGAAATTCCTTCGGATTCCTCATCTATGTTCCTTATGGTGGCTGTTACATGCATCAACAG GCTGGAAGCTACGTCCTTCCAATGCATTGGCAAGGAATGCCCATCTTGCTCATGTGCAACAAACATTCTCCAACTGACCCCCTGAAGAATGGACCCCCAGCAAATCCAGGTGTAACCAAGGGCCCAGATATGGGCCAAGTCCCCAAGGTGCCACTTGTACCCAGAGGTCCAGCTTCCCCTATGAGCATCTGGTCTCCAAATGCCCCTCATGGCCAGTCCCAACCCCCCTCCAGGCCCAGATCCCACTTTCCTCACCCTCTGCCTCATGTCCCCAAGTGGCCTTTGGTCCCCAATTGGCCCCATGTCGCCCACCCTGGTCTTCAGAAGCCACCATTGCCCAGGGACCCCATGTACCCTTACAACATGCCTTCACCTCAGAACCCGTATTTGCCCAGTTACCCTGTCATGCCACACATGCCTCACATGCCCTATGTGCATAATATGCCTAGGCCATATCCGGCTTCCAATGGAATGTCCCATTATCCCTTCTACAACCCAAACCTCTGGCAATACCCAGAATTTAAACCACGATCTGTGAATTCCAAGCCAAGCAATTCTAAACTAGCTACTCTCTTAAAACTTCCCCAAGTACCTCAAACTACTATGCCCCCAGTGGTGACGACTGTACCTGCACAAACTACCACAGCAGCGCCAGTGCCAGTGACGGACACTACTACTATGTTGCCATACAATCCATTGCTCCCGTATCCGCCTGAACTTATGCACTATATCTCTTATGAAGACTTGCTTGCTGCAATGTATGCCAATCAgcaaaaatag
- the selenot1a gene encoding thioredoxin reductase-like selenoprotein T1a, producing the protein MAMKWFRFSVFIVGILSLCLATSGESSGVKKMKMHFAAGPLLKFQICISUGYKRVFEEYTQALYQRYPDIRIEGENYLPIPAYRLFASFLSVFKLLVIGMIIIGKDPFAFFGVQAPGVWEWGQGNKIYACMMVFFLSNMIENQLMSTGAFEITLNDVPVWSKLESGHLPSMQQLVQILDNEMKMHVHMNTRQLHHP; encoded by the exons ATGGCGATGAAGTGGTTTCGCTTCTCCGTCTTCATCGTGGGGATCCTGTCGCTTTGCCTCGCCACGTCCGGGGAAAGCAGCGGAgtcaagaaaatgaaaatgcactTCGCTGCGGGGCCCTTGCTCAAGTTCCAGATTTG CATCTCCTGAGGGTACAAGCGGGTGTTTGAGGAGTACACGCAGGCTTTATACCAGCGGTACCCGGACATCCGCATCGAGGGGGAGAACTACCTTCCCATTCCTGCCTATCG GCTCTTTGCTTCCTTCCTGTCTGTCTTCAAACTGCTAGTGATCGGGATGATCATCATTGGCAAGGATCCCTTTGCTTTCTTTGGCGTACAAGCACCAGGGGTCTGGGAGTGGGGTCAGGGAAATAAG ATATATGCGTGCATGATGGTGTTCTTTCTCAGCAACATGATTGAGAACCAGTTGATGTCCACGGGAGCGTTTGAAATCACATTAAATG ATGTACCAGTATGGTCCAAACTGGAGTCGGGTCATCTGCCTTCCATGCAACAACTGGTGCAGATCCTGGACAATGAAATGAAGATGCACGTTCATATGAACACAAGGCAGCTCCACCACCCCTAA